GCCCCAGGCAGGCCCCAGGTGCCCTTCTtcctaacatttattgaagatgTGGTTTTGCTGTGATCTGCCCACGAATCCTTTTGGGATAGCACTGTGTCTATCTTCACTTCTATTATATCACCAGTGCCAAGTTGCCTGTCCCCACAGATATCTGTTGAACATAAGAATGATTCCAACAACCTTGACTCTGCCACCTCTAGAATTTTGGGGAGGAGCTGGGTCGAGGTGAGGGTGGTTCTTGGGCTGCAGGAGAGGAAGGCAAAGGCTGCACAGACAAATCCAATGCCCAAAGTCCAATGCAACAGGCTCATCCCCAGTAGGGCAGATGGGGCTGGTTTGTTCTAAATGTCACGTGAGTACAGGGGAAAAGGCCATCCCCCAAACCCAGATGGAAGCCTAAATGCTAAGGGATGTTCTGGATCCTTAACACACGAAAACCAAGGCAGAAGTGGACTGAGGGACCCCAAAACTAGTGTCCAGTGGGCAACAGGAATAGTGGAGACTGCTGCCAATTACAGGGACAAAGAGTGTGCAGAGGAGACACTGCTCTGGAAGGTGAGGGTAGTGATGGGAGGAAAGTCATTTTCCTGCTggtcaaaaaatatttatcaggCACTGTAGtaggtgctgggtgctgggataCTGAAATGCACGAGACAGCCATCGCCCGTCTCACAGAGCTCAAAGTCAAGTGGGAAAGGCAGACATTAAATAGGCAATGACAAGCGCAACAGAGTTGGAAAACAGGGATGACAGTGCTTACCTTACAAGAATCTTCTGAGGATTACGTGAGGTAACCTATGTAAAGCGGttaacacagggcctggcacagagtgagccctctaaaaatgataactattgttgctgttgttaggGGGGTTATAATGCAGGGCATTAGAGGAATGAAGAGTAAAGGCATTTATTTCAGATTGGGGCTAAGGAGAAGCACAGATCGCCGGAAGAAATGACACAAAGATCTGAAGAACGTTTAGCGTGaggggggttgggagggggagAAACAGCGACTCCGCAGCAGCTCAGTCACGGTTTCATGGCCTAAAAGCTTTGGTTCCATCTCCAAAACAACACAGTGAGCTGGTGTCCGAAGttaatatctccattttacacacGGGGAAAGTGAGGCAAGAAGGGGAAAGGACCTGTCTAGGGTCACAAAGCAAGGTCCAACAGCCGGTCTTTCTGGTCTCATTACGTGTGGGAAAAGTTGGCAAGCCACACCGCGGGGCTTTCGTTAATACTGGGTTATAAACGTGGAACAAAGTCAAGTATCGACGGGAGAAAGACGCCACTTCCAGGGGTGAATCAGGTAGGTTTCCCGGGGAGTTGGCGTTGGAACGGGCGTCTTCACCCGCTCGGTGTCAAGACTTCGGTGTCTTACATCTCTCGCGCGGGCGAAAGGGCAAGTTCATTCAGGGAGCAACCCTGGGAGAGGATCTCGGGTTGGGAGAAGACGAATCAGGATCGGGAAGCCGCAATTCCCGCTGGCCTGGCGCTCCGGTTCCCATAGCAATGGTCCCCTGTCGCGGGGAGGAATTGACCGTGCTGGGTCTACGGAGAAACCCCAGCCTCGTCTCCCAGCCCCGGAGCTGCCCCACCCAGACTCACCCGGTTACCCGCCCGGCGATCGCGCGGGGACCACCGCAATCCTAGCCAGGAAGTACGGTCCGCTCAGTGCGCTGCAGCCCTCTTCAGTTCTCCTAGCCAGTCTCCACGGCAACGCGCCGGGCCGCACCACGGCAGTTGCCGAGGGACAATCCTGCTGCGTCGGCAGCCTTCCGGGCTCCGCGCACACTGCCCGCCCAGAGCCCGGGTCCCGCCTCACTAGCGCGTCTCCCGGGCAACGCGCTGTGCTCAGCGCCCCGCGTCTGCGCACCGTGTCTGCGCAAGGCTCACTCTGCGCCTGCGCAGGGTTCACTCCGCGTTTGCGCGCCTTCGGTGAGCATGGATCCCCAACTGGCTCTCACTCCTGAGACACTCTCGAGGGTGGAAGATGAGTACCCAGCAGCTAGCCAGCAGCCCAGGCCATCGATCACCTGGAACCTAGGCTCGCCCATTGCCTATGCGGCCGCCGACCAGGCGACCACCAGTTCTGGCACCAGCCCGGCTTCGGTCTTCCTCTGGCGCGGTAGGCTCGGCAGCCGCCCCGACATTCACGTGGGGACTCAGCCGCGTATCTGCTTCCTGCGGCCGCGGACCGCCCAGCCGCTGATGCTCTTCAGGTGCGGCCCGGGGCCCTATGGCAGCCGAACCCCCTCAGACCCCCGCTCCCTCAGCCGGCCGCTGGGACCTTGGCCCTGGCCCTCCCAGAGCCTCGGGCCCCTCGGAGCCCGACCTGTTCCTGGAACCCCGGAGAGTCTGGATTTCCGTGCTAAGCTCATCGCACCCCCGGGGTACCGGGAGCCTGAACGCCCGCAGCCCAGACGCCGGGGAGAGGCCAGAACTCCCACCTCCAACCCACACCTCCTCCGAATCGCCCCGGCCCTTCGGTCTCCCAGGCTTGACGTCCTGTACCCCGAGGGTCCCTTCTGGGCCGAGCCGCGAACTCCCTTAGAGCCTGGTGAGGCCCAGGTGCCCGCAGCCCTGCCACTCCCCTCCTCAGCCGCTACTTTCCCCAGTGGCCCAGGGAAAGCCCCCGGCCCCCTCAGGTCGGCCCCAGACGCCACAGACCCCAGTTACCCTTCCTCTCCCGTTTCACACCTCCCCTCAGAGCATCCTCCAGGCTCCCACAGATGCTtgctttggaaagcagtttggttcAAAATGATTATTAGTTATCACTTGAAAGGGAATATTTCCAGTCACTGCCTTTCCCCTCACCTTCCCAGGAAGTATTGATACGTTTGGTGCACTACTGAGTGGATGAATAGTgtttcatgtatcttttttgtttttccccccaaTAGACAAAacagtgttattttattttattttatttttaacattttttattgagttatagtcattttacaatgtgtcaaattccagtgtagagtacagtttttcagttatacatgaacatacatacattcattgccatattctctttcgctgtgagccaccacaagatcctgaatatatttccctgtgctacacagtacaatcttgtttatctattctgtttcATGTATCTTTGAGTatttagggctttttttttttcctgacaggaTTTGGGGGACTTTTGTAGGTGAGCATCTTGATCTCCAAACTAGCCTTTTCCATCAGCTCATGTCTTTGCTGtcagaaaaaatgtaaatgggCAATAAAGGGCATTGAACTACTAATTTGTAAATGTAAAGACATTTCATAAAAGCACAGTTCGAAACCTTCTAAaaatgaattaggaaaaaaaaaattttaatccttcaaaatattttattctttaaaaattgtccTATGTTTTGTCCTGTCAAATCCCTATGGTATGTTTAGATAGTTTCCAaatttttgaaaggaaatattatgagcaattatttttaaatgggcaaaaatatttaaagatatgtAGTTGTAAAATCACTTTACGGTGTAACCAAATTATCAAAAAGTGAAAACTCCATGGCTAGTATCCAATTTTGACCAAATCGTCATCTCTCGTTTCATCTGGAGCACCTGGCTCCATTTCCATCCTGTCTCTCACCCTCCCGAGTCTCTTCACGTCTCTGTCCTCCCCAAACTTCCTTACTTTTCTAGATTTTTCCAAACCCTTTTCTCTTAGGATTCCTCTATTACCCAACTTGACTCTGTCCAAActgtttattctcttttttccGGCTTCCTCTGACCTCCCCTGCCCAGATCCAAATCCCAGATCCGGCCAGTCCTAGGCTCAAGCAGTGCCCTCTCCTCGACCTCAACTCccatcaaattcatcaaattccTCCCTCAGACTTTGCTTCTTTCCTCTCAGACCCTCACCTCCCATTTCATTCTGCATTTCCATAAGATGACTGCTCCTTTGGAGTCCCTGTTGACACTCCTCTTGTAGGTTACTTTCTACATCCTTCtcaggatgattttttttctcttaacatcCAAGGAACACCCTTTTAACTCACATTTTCTCCAGGAAGAAACCTAGGCCTACTCCCTTGCTCCTCATAATTATGACAGCTGTGCCTCTCCCAAGAAACCTGGGGGAGCCCCAGCCACTACCCCAGGGCCCCATCAGATCAGGTCCTGTCCCAGCCCTGGCCCCCGCTGTCGAGCCTGTACCACCTTCTCTTCCCTGCTCCAGCCTAATGAATTCCAGTGAAGCAGCAGTGAAAAAATTTTTACCCAAGAGCCACTTATCCCAAGTGATTATTCGTGACAACCTCAGTGCACAGCGGATCTATGAGATGGAGGTAAAGTCACAAGCTTTTGCACTAGAGGGTGTTAGGGTGTGTTTGGGGGATGATCACAGATCTTAGAGGTGGTAGGCAGTCATTAAGGTGCTCTGATACAAGCCCATTTGACAGAGGGGGTAGTTGAGACTTGGGATTACTGATTGGCCCAAGGTGTCACAGCTGTCCATAGGCTGAGGGAGCCAAGGAGGATTTCATGTCTCTTAGCTcttgtggcttttttttcctccctcaaaGCACATTACCCTTCTATTCAGGGAGGCCCAGAGTAGATTCCTGCTATCTGTTGTGTCCCAGAGCTTGGAGTGGCATCAacataatttgttcctttttttccttcagggaTTATCCCCCACTTTCCACATGAGAACTGAGGCAATTCTACTTTTTGCTTATGGACAAGAAGGGTTTGACTTGTTTACCCAAAAGCCCTCAGAAGAAGAGGGAAACCACAGCATCATCACCCCATAGACTCCAACTGATTAATCCATTAAATGGATCTTTCAGGCCTGCTGGGACAGGCATTGTTTGGGGCACTAGGAAGAGGCTAGTGAGCAGGATGGACTCTGAGAATGTACTCGTTTCTTCGAGCAGAGTAGACAGTCCAGAGTTGAGCTGCTGTCCCCTCTTGACTCTTTTGAGCTCCCCTCCATGTTCTAGGACCAAATCTGGACGGGCCCATGGGATTCTGATGTTGAGAACAGTGGGAGAGGTGTGAGAGATGGTGCCATGTCCTCTTAAGGGTTGCAAAGACCAAAAGAAGTGTAGAGGCCTAGGTGCTTCTCTCTCCGCTAAACTTCCAGTGGTGTGGAGTAGTGGAAATAGGGTGGACTTGGCTGTGGGCAGGCCAGCTATATGTGAACTTGGGGAAGCACTTTTCCTCCAGAActcttctcatttgtaaaatctgTTAGAAGTCTCTCAGTTGCAGGTGACACAAACTGAACTTGAACTAGTTCAAGCAAAATGGAGAGTGATGAGTTTACATGATGGAGGGTGGGTAGGGCAGGGTCACCGGTGTCAGGGGTGAGAGATGGCAGGGGCTCCAGTGCCACTGGATGTGTCTTCGGGTCTCCCTCTCAGCTCCTATTCTGCTGCTTTCTGCACGTGGTTGTCATCATCAGACTGGCTGTCCCTGGGGAGCATGGCCTTAGGAAACCCTGGGCTGTAGCCCGGAAAGGAAGCGGAGAGCTCCCACTGTTGCTCGAGTTAGATAAATCCCGGAGAAGGACACCAGCTGACTCTAGTTGGTCCATCCATGCCCCAGTCACTGTGGTCAGGTAGTGTGGGAGACTAACAGGACCAGGATGGGTTGGGGGCCAACCCCTATGACCAGAAGGTTTGGGGATATTGTACCTTTGGTGAGTGGGGTGAAGATCTCTAAGCtataactgaaaactttcctGAGTTGGCTTGGTATGTGCTGTCCTCCAGCCATCCAGAAGGTCACCTTTAAAGCTGTATTGAGCCTTTCCATGTTTTAGGTACACAATGTGCATTATGTGTTATTACCCCATTTAATAGTtcaggaaaccgaggctcagagagatggagtCATTTCACTAAGGTCGTACCGTGCGTCACTGTGGAGTTGCAAACCGGGGACTGACTGATCATGGTGCAGGACGTTCTCCCTTGGGACAGGGACTGCCTTCTCTGTGTTTGTAGACTGTGTCTTGCTGAGGGCCCAGCTTGTAGGAACTCAGTGGATTGGAGAGACCTGAGTGGCAGTATGGCAATGTTTCTCTCTCCCCCTAAAAGTGCTCCCATTAGAGCAAGAGGCAGCTTTGGCCAGCCACTGATGTCTCAGAGCCTCAAGGAGGGCAGCTAAGATCTAGCGTCTTGGGAACCCTCTGAGCAGCAGTCTGAGGACAGTGATGATGGCTGGTACCCCTTCATCTACGCCACAGTTCTCACCCTGTGCGGCTTTGCCCCTCAGGGACTTGGGCGTGTCTGGAGACAGTTCTGGTGGCACAAGGGAGAGTGGGGTGGTGTGGTTGGCATCCAgtaggtggaggccagggatgcgatgctgctaaacatcctaccaTGTGCCgcccccccgccctgcccctccACCTTCTCAGGAAGAATGGTCCCACCCCATACATCAGTGGTGCCGAGGTTGAGAGACCCTGATGCATAGGAAAGGGGGAATCACTCCATGCCTTGCTTAGGAATATTTGCACATGCGTCCCACCTTCCCGACTACGTTGTAGTTGCTGTGAAGACCTGTGGCCAATTTTTTGTAGTATCATCTCCACAACTAGCTCATtggaataagtgaatgaatgagtaagatGAAAGATGTGCTTTCGCAAAGGCTGCAGTCTTGCTGGGGACAGGACAGAGATGATATCCTAGAAGAAATGAGTAGAGCTCAGTGTGACGTAGGGGATGTCCCCAACAATACTCCCACAGCACCAGATGGGCAGTGGGGATGGGGAAATGGGAGTTAAGGAAGGGGATGGACAAGAGGCACCCTTTCTCttcccccactgccccctcctcctcccaaccAGTCTTCAGACAGAGATGTTAAGGTCAAAACCAGGCTCATAGGCAGCAGACTGTCACAAGGTACTGCAGCCGTTATCCAGCTCAGTGCCCACATTTGACAAGTGGGGAAATGAGGCTCCCTGTGAGCCAAGTTATTTATGGAATATTAGGTCAAGCCGGCACCCTGGCCTCTCTTCCTGTGAAGTAGCTGCTTCATCCTAACCTCACCTCTGTTTTTTGTAAGATAAGAGCTTCAGACAAGACCAAGAAAAAGATGGGCCACTTGTATgaccacctgaaaaaaaaattcatggcaGACCAGCTCAGAAAGCTGGGGCGCTGGAGACGGGAATCCATGAACATCCGCCAGTACCTGGATAGCATCCGAGCACACAAGGTCCCATTAAAAGTCCAGCCTAACAAGAAAAGCCGGCCACCCTAGTCAAGGTGGATGAGCTGCCCCGGGGCTGTGATGACACTTGTCTGACGGGAGAAGAGCTAGAAACCGGTCAGTCCATGCTGATGTGAAACAACAATAAACTGAGACCAGTGGACAGCGGAGCACAAAACCCCTCAGCACTTCTAACATTTCTTGTCCCGGCCCATCCCCTTCGCTGGTAAAGGCTGTCCTGATAGTCCTGTAGCTGCCCAACTGGAAAGGGCTGAATCAGGCTGGCTTCTAAGGTTGAGGCAGAGGCTGACCTTTGGTACCCACATGTCTGAGTCAGGGCCAGGCCAGGTGCACTGGGACATCGGTACCTTAGGTGGGAAGGGCTCAGTGATGCCCTCGCCTGGCATTCCAGTGGGAAGGAGTCAGGGTGGGGCATCAGGCAAATGGGTTAAGGGCTATTTCTGCCATccatcagctgtgtgactttgtaacctctctgagcctctgtctttTTATCTGAACCAGGTAGTAATGAGGGCACCTACCCCCAAGAGCTGGCCTGAGGGTGTGGAGGGCTTGGCCCAGGGCCTGTCATTTTCAATGACTGTCATCTCGATGCCTACAGTTAGTGTCCAGCctcaccagcccccacccccggcctgcCTGCTGTCCCAGCTACACCCCGACAGCCCCCACATTTTACCTTTACTTGCACAGGCCACGCACCTAGAATGCCTCTTCAGCCCCCCAAGGCTCTCAGGAAGCTCTTCTCATCCTTCAAGGCTCATCTCAATGCCATTCCTCCCCCTCAGAGCTTCTCTGACCTGCCTCCTGCCGGTCCCTCTACCCCCTCTGCCTAAACCATGTTggtttcccctcccctctgaacctGGCTTACCTGTGGTGGCTTCACTCTGCCTCCTGTGGTAGATGTTTGGGTGTTTGTCCCAACCCGTGATTACACTGTCCAGTCTGTGAGAGCAGGGGCCAAGGATCCCCCAAGATCCAGTTCAAGCCTCTTCTGTGCCActtcccccaccctggccccgGTGGAAAAGGCCCCTCCTTCCTGTGCTTACACGTCTGTCCGCACCGAGCATATAGTTGGCCATTTCTCGTTTGTTCACTGTCTCCCTGACCACGTTGTGAAAGTCTCGGGGGCAGGGAAGCTGACTTGTTCATCTCTGTAACCACAGTGCCTAGTAACTGGAGTTGTCACTCGATGGTTTTTGAATAAATGACTCATTCCTTTTCGTATTACTCACAGCTTCAGCACAGTGCCCTCAGTAAGGGCCTGGTacgtatttttttaagttaaccaagtctcctcattttacagatgaggaaactgaggcccagagaggtgacctgacttgctcaaggtcatgcaaCAAGTTAGTGGCAGAGAACTAGAAGCAGGTTTGTTGCCTGCATGGAGTGGTCATTCTGCATCACCGCAGCTGCCAGGTAATGACCTCAGCCCTCTTGGTGGCTTTCGGAAGTCCTCTTGGTTCGTCCTCACCCTCATCGTACCCTTCGGGCATTGCTGCTGGGACATTCAGCAGGCTTTCCTTCCAGGGGAACCTCAGCGAGCCCCCCTCCCGAGGGGACCAGCGAgtccaggggcaggggtgggagccgGATGTTCCTGatgctcccttctccctcttaATGGTCTTCCTTTGAGAACCTGCTGCTTTTCAGTGGGGGCCAAAACGGGTTCTTGTCTGTTTTCTTGGCCGAACACAACCGATGGTAATAATtggtttcaaatatttaaattttattacacaGCAGCATCTTCATGtttgccaaaaacaaaaacagaaattctTCTGTTGGATCCGCCGCTGCTAGGGCTTTGGtgtgtttctttattttgtgtatttgtttcaTGTTGCCAGCAGTCTTTTTCCTTGGCACTGTACctaaaagggggaaagaaaggcTTTAGGGATCCTGGCATCTTCAGAGGACCAGCagagcagccccagcccctctttTTTCATATTGTCCCCGGGAACTCCCCACCTCCTACGTCTCTCCTAatgcagcctctctgagcctcaccccAGTCTGGCCCCCGGCCACATGCCCCCTTCTCCCTGGATGGTTGGCCTTGGCAGAGGGTCTTTGCATCCTTGTCCTGTGGTCCAACGGACTGGGCGACCCTTGGGAAGGGGGTTGGGTGAGGGAGTTGGGATGTCAAACTAATTAAGTCACTTTATAAGCCACTAACTCATCTCAGATTGTGTGGACTTAGTCTTCCCATTTTCCCAACCAGAGGATGGTGCATGTAAGTAGAGAACAAGAAGTGATGAAGTCCTAGAGAGGCTGCCTAATTGTTGGTagttgaaaagaaggaaaagtcagAGAGGGAAGAATGTGGGAGTATTGGATGGGAAGATATTATTTGAGAAATAGAATCTTGAAGCTAAGGAGGGCCTCAGGGATTCTTTAGTCCagtggacacacagacacacagaactCTTAGTTCAAATGAAGTCACACGGAAGCCCATTCCAGTCATTAAAACCATTGACACATTCACATTTATTGAGCGCTCAGATGCCAGGCAGAAGGCTCAGCTCTTTTGAAACATAATT
The genomic region above belongs to Camelus bactrianus isolate YW-2024 breed Bactrian camel chromosome 32, ASM4877302v1, whole genome shotgun sequence and contains:
- the C32H5orf52 gene encoding uncharacterized protein C5orf52 homolog, whose product is MDPQLALTPETLSRVEDEYPAASQQPRPSITWNLGSPIAYAAADQATTSSGTSPASVFLWRGRLGSRPDIHVGTQPRICFLRPRTAQPLMLFSLMNSSEAAVKKFLPKSHLSQVIIRDNLSAQRIYEMEIRASDKTKKKMGHLYDHLKKKFMADQLRKLGRWRRESMNIRQYLDSIRAHKVPLKVQPNKKSRPP